Proteins from a single region of Anastrepha ludens isolate Willacy chromosome 5, idAnaLude1.1, whole genome shotgun sequence:
- the LOC128864957 gene encoding ATP-binding cassette sub-family G member 1 isoform X1, protein MSHTSGCSILDNLTTSQPQLLTRCSSTDSGSQLVLNCHRNGSGKGIVQSGVAQPGAVQIVVDADGGIRNSGFVDNFAVHRRHSEYVEAYADMLHDCNNKSNERRARPLSCFVQTKLTKNGCISALQHQRQQQHQQQWQNSGQLRQELAATMAAWLKPINSQNNLCNGGISGQNHILAPKIKNNCSPNDQKKGTVTLSHLPQRPPVDIEFTEISYSVPEGRRRGLKTILKSVSGKFRNGELTAIMGPSGAGKSTLMNILAGYKTSQLSGSVLINGKERNLRRFRKLSCYIMQDDILIGNLTVHESMMISANLKLGKDMNLAAKRVVVQEILDTIGLKESCNTKTCNLSGGQRKRLSIALELVNNPPVMFFDEPTSGLDSSTCFQLISLLKSLARGGRTIVCTIHQPSARLFEKFDHLYMLAEGQCMYQGRVRGLVPFLSSLGYNCPSYHNPADYVLEVASGEYGESVQKLLAAVKEGKCKKYSQKDYGLDLSDVRCIANDIAKRDNGCNNSNSTTNATNATLTATTTLTHENEKCKMGEMTIGLIAKSDSSENNQPTLETQQSQQSDCTVINLNIPHGNNGNGNTSIGLTYSGHEDSCSLNSKSGQSAHAGVADKAVAAGCTTSLLDSHESVITLPNSSGFPTSGWTQFCILLKRSFVTIMRDRMLTHMRLASHVIVGAIIGMIYYDVGNEASKVMSNAGCIFFTTLFTMFTAMMPTILTFPTEMSVFVREHLNYWYSLKAFYFAKTMADLPFQIFFSSVYVIVVYYLTSQPMEWLRISMFVFICVLTSLVAQSLGLLIGAGMNIEAGVFLGPVTTIPTILFSGFFVNFDTIPGYLQWVTYVSYVRYGFEGAMVSIYGMDRAKMECHEMYCHFRSPKKFLEEMSMDQAEYWIDAVALLGTFIALRVIAYFVLRWKLHLIR, encoded by the exons ATGTCGCACACATCCGGTTGCAGTATTTTAGATAATTTAACAACCTCCCAGCCGCAGCTGTTGACGCGTTGCAGCAGCACAGACAGTGGCAGTCAACTCGTCCTAAATTGCCATCGGAATGGCAGTGGCAAAGGCATTGTTCAGAGTGGTGTGGCGCAGCCAGGCGCAGTGCAGATTGTTGTCGATGCTGATGGTGGCATACGCAACTCGGGCTTCGTGGACAATTTTGCGGTACACCGGCGCCATTCCGAATATGTGGAAGCCTATGCGGATATGTTGCACGATTGCAACAACAAATCGAATGAACGACGCGCACGACCATTATCCTGTTTCGTGCAAACAAAACTTACTAAGAATGGTTGTATAAGTGCGTTACAACACCAGCGGcaacagcagcatcagcaaCAGTGGCAAAATTCAGGTCAACTGCGTCAGGAGTTGGCTGCTACAATGGCGGCCTGGTTGAAACCAATAAA TTCACAAAACAATCTTTGCAATGGCGGCATTTCCGGTCAAAATCACATACTCGCAccgaaaatcaaaaacaactgCAGTCCAAACGACCAGAAGAAGGGAACCGTCACGCTATCACACCTGCCACAACGGCCACCTGTCGATATTGAATTCACGGAAATTTCCTACTCAGTGCCAGAAGGACGACGGCGTGGTTTGAAAACTATACTCAAAAGTGTTTCGGGCAAGTTTCGCAATGGAGAACTCACCGCCATCATGGGGCCGTCGGGTGCAGGCAAGAGCACACTTATGAATATTCTAGCTGGCTACAA AACATCACAGTTGAGCGGTTCGGTGCTGATCAATGGCAAGGAACGCAATCTGCGTCGCTTTCGTAAGCTTTCCTGTTACATTATGCAAGACGACATACTTATTGGGAATCTCACGGTACATGAATCGATGATGATCTCAGCCAATCTGAAGCTGGGTAAAGATATGAATTTGGCTGCGAAGAGAGTTGTAGTCCAGGAGATACTTGACACGATTGGTCTGAAGGAATCCTGCAATACGAAGACCTGCAACCTCTCGGGTGGCCAACGTAAACGCCTATCCATAGCGCTCGAGTTGGTTAATAATCCGCCTGTGATGTTCTTTGACGAACCCACATCCGGTTTGGATAGTTCAACATGTTTCCAGCTGATTTCTTTGCTCAAGTCGTTGGCACGTGGCGGCCGCACTATCGTTTGCACCATTCACCAGCCGTCGGCGCGTctctttgaaaaatttgatcACTTGTACATGCTCGCCGAGGGCCAGTGTATGTATCAAGGGCGTGTGCGAGGTCTGGTGCCATTTCTCTCGTCGCTCGGCTACAATTGCCCTTCATATCACAATCCGGCCGACTATGTGCTGGAGGTAGCCAGCGGCGAGTATGGCGAATCCGTGCAAAAGCTATTGGCGGCGGTCAAGGAAGGCAAATGCAAGAAGTACAGTCAAAAGGACTATGGCTTGGATTTGTCGGACGTGCGTTGTATTGCAAATGACATTGCCAAACGTGATAATGGTTGCAACAATTCCAATAGCACAACAAATGCCACCAATGCAACGCTAACAGCGACCACAACGCTCACTCATgagaatgaaaaatgtaaaatgggCGAAATGACCATTGGCCTGATCGCCAAATCGGACTCGAGTGAAAACAATCAACCGACATTGGAGACGCAACAATCACAGCAATCCGACTGCACCGTCATCAACTTGAACATTCCACATGGCAATAATGGCAATGGAAATACCAGTATTGGGCTGACTTATAGTGGACATGAAGACAGCTGTAGCTTGAATTCGAAAAGCGGTCAAAGTGCACATGCAGGAGTCGCCGATAAGGCAGTTGCCGCCGGTTGCACGACCTCACTGCTGGACTCGCACGAAAGTGTCATTACGCTGCCCAACAGCTCGGGCTTCCCCACCAGTGGTTGGACACAGTTTTGTATACTGTTAAAGCGTTCCTTTGTGACGATCATGCGCGATCGCATGCTGACCCACATGCGTTTGGCTTCGCACGTCATTGTTGGCGCCATCATTGGCATGATCTACTATGATGTGGGCAATGAAGCGTCGAAGGTCATGAGCAATGCGGGATGTATTTTCTTTACAACGCTCTTCACGATGTTTACAGCAATGATGCCGACCATTTTGACTT TTCCCACTGAAATGTCGGTATTTGTGCGAGAGCATCTCAATTACTGGTATTCGCTGAAGGCATTTTACTTTGCAAAAACTATGGCGGATTTGCCCTTTCAG ATATTCTTCTCAAGTGTCTACGTGATTGTGGTCTACTACTTGACCTCGCAACCTATGGAATGGTTGCGCATCTCGATGTTTGTCTTCATTTGTGTGCTAACTTCGTTGGTGGCGCAGTCGCTGGGCTTACTCATTGGTGCTGGCATGAATATCGAAGCGGGCGTTTTTCTCGGTCCGGTCACTACAATACCAACCATTCTGTTCTCGGGCTTCTTTGTCAACTTCGACACTATACCCGGCTATCTGCAGTGGGTGACGTACGTCAGTTACGTGCGCTATGGATTTGAAG GCGCCATGGTATCCATTTATGGCATGGATCGCGCCAAAATGGAGTGCCATGAAATGTACTGTCACTTCCGCAGTCCCAAGAAGTTCTTGGAGGAGATGTCGATGGACCAAGCTGAGTATTGGATTGATGCGGTAGCCCTGCTGGGTACTTTCATAGCGCTGCGCGTTATTGCGTACTTTGTGCTGCGCTGGAAGCTGCACCTCATACGCTAA